tattagttaatgttttcttttcataattttttgtcTAAATAATGCACAGCTCTCGAATGACAACCACACTTTCAAGTGGGTCGATGAGGCTTATTTAGATGAGATAGAggcattaaaaatgaaaaatgctTCACTTGCGGCAAAACTGGAGACAGTTACAATGGAGAGGAATGAGTTTGAGAGAATAGTGTTTGAGAATGTGCAAATGAAGCTTGAGAAGGAGATTTTCGAGAGAGTTGAAGAGGCTTTGGTTGAATCATCTTCTACGATGAAGAAAATGAtggttgttgtagttgttttgtGTATGGGCATGGTTGGGTTTAGTAAGCTCTTTGGTTGAAAAGGTTTATATAGGAATGACCTTTGTTTTAGTAATCTTgtgttttgtgtgtttgatcATTGTGGTTTGTGTACTTTGACATggtttcaattttattaatgcAATGACTTTGTCTATTTTAAGATGATTGTTAAGCCTATTTTATTCAGTAGAATGCaatgattttaaagaaaatatacaagCTTTTAGTTGCAGTAACAAAGATAATATGAAGTGCAAAACAAAGATAGATAAATGTCATTACATTACATGGATCCAAGACCATTAAGTTCAAAACCACAGATATATGTCATTACATAGCTGTCGAAAATTAAgttcaaaacaaaagataatagATGCCATTACATATCAAATCATTCAAGCTTGAGAAACACTAGCTTGAGTGAGAGTTCCTTGTGAGGATTCACCTGCAGTTTGAGATGTGCTTACCGGTACCGAATCATCATGCTTGCCCTGCTTTGCATGCCACCTCGAGTTGTGATTAGCCTTACCACAAATgccacaatgcatagtcattttCTTGGCTTTTGGTAGCTTCTTGGTTGGTGACTCATTCACACCTCTTTTCCTTGTCTTATCCGCTTTggtgagcttcttcttcttcttccctgtTTCTTTCCCTCGTTCTCCCTCTGTTTCTTCCCCTTGTTCATCCTCTACAGGTGGAGCATGTACATCAGGAGCATCTGTTTTGGGCCAAAACATAGAACCCCTGACTGGAACAATTCCATCTGTGTAGTTTCTTCTCCATTTAGCCGTGCGAAACCACTCACAAACATAGTCTGACGGATCAACCTTTAACTTCAGCATCACACCATATGCATGCTTACATGGAATTCCAGTGATGTCGAACTTCCTGCACAAACAAGTTCTTTTCTCCAAATGGACACGATAAGTTTGGCCATTCAATCTTGAGTCAAAGTAGCCTTTAACGCTTCTTCTAACAACACATTTGTTGGCTCCGTCTTTAAGGGGCTTATCAACAAGAGCCTTAGCGAGAACTCTCTGCACATATGGTGTACATTTTCCTGACAAAGAGAGAGCCAATTAAGTTAactgaatttatattttttagatattaGAAGTATTGAAAAAAACTTACCTTGGTGTTCATGAGATTCTCTGGATCTTGTGGCTATACGTACCATAGCAAGTCTTGCTATTGTTTCGAGCATATGCACAAATGGCTTCTCTCTTGCCTTGTTGATGGAGCTGTTAAAGGACTCTGTCGAGTTGTTCTCCACATCTTCGCAGTAATTTCCCAGCTTGAAGAAAGCTCGGCACCAACTCTTCGGATTTTTAGCCATAACATCTGTATACACACATGTATCGTAGGAACTTAACCTGTCCAAGTTTTTCTGATACTTTGCTTCATTGTAGCTCCATGCTACACTCCATATGTAAGACTTCATCTGTTTTTTGTTGCCatgtttcttcttcaaattcccGTAGATGTGTCTTACACACTTCCGATGCTCCATCTTAGGCAACTCTATCTTAATAGGTCTGATCAATCCCTGATACAGAACCACAAACTTAATCAAACAACAACATAAAGAAACAGTgatttcaaccaaaaaaaaaacaaaaaacttaccGGGCTACGGTCTGAGACAGCAATGTAGTTGTCACCATCCTTTAgatccaaatcaaccttcaGTTTTTGCATAAACCATTGCCAATTCTCGTTATTTTCCACCTTTACAACAGCCCAAGCTATTGGATAAATTGCATTGTTTGCATCTCTACCTAAAGCAACCAATAACTGTCCCTTGATTCTTTCTTTGAGGAAGCAACCATCAAGTCCTATCAATGGCCTACAACTCTCCTTCCAAGTATTCCTGAGGGCGTCAGAGCAAATATAGATTCGATTGAAGACATCTTGACCTTCATCATTCTGGAACGTGTCTACTTCAACAGAAGAACCAGGATTTGATTCTACTATCTCGGCAGCATAATCTTTAAGGCGTGCAAACTGTTGATCATGTTCACTCTTAATCCACTTCAAAGCTTTATTCCTACCAGCTTAACACTGAGGCCTAGACACACTAATAGACCAAATTGCCATGATCAATTCCTCGATCTTCATAGGCATATAGTATGCCGGCTCTTCACGGATCTTGTTCACAAACAACCTAGCTATCACAGGGACCTTCACCATCTCACACTCTCCATTAACCTCACATGTGTGGTTATCTACAAACAACCTAACTCTCCAAATTTTATCCCTCGGAAGGATCGAAGCATAAATTTTCCAGCCACAAGCTTCATCATTCTCACCATGACCAGCACATTCGAAACCAAGCTTATCCTTATCATACCTGTATTGTCTGATATTGCAGCGAGTCCTAAGAGCATAATCGAGGACTCTGTCTTTGAAAGCCACACCATTGAAGAATGTCTGGTCTCGGTACAAATGCCCATCACCACGGCATATATGCGTCCTCATTCTCTGTGGGGCTTCaggatcttcttcttcctcattatCTTCATCACTCTCAGGCAAGACGTCATGCTGAATTGGCGGCTCACTCACGAAATTTCCCAACAATTCGTCGAGTTCAAACTCTTCTCgctcaacttcttcatcatcaatttCGAACTCTCCTTCGCCGATTATAGGTACTACAGACATGGTAAACACGAATTCAATCGATTTCTTGTTGTTTTCTCTCAGGAATTCTCTCCCACTCTCTCTATTTCACGTTCTAGGGTTCTTGGGTTTttgatttggggattttttgggtttagatAGATTAGGATGGTTAAGTCGggttaaaaataattaagttcGGTTAAGTCGAGATTCGGTATTACTAACCCGTCTTAACCAAACTAATTAACCAACTAAACATGGTTTTATGTGGATTTGAGTGTTTAACTTTTGTCGGGTGGAGAAAGAGATATTTAACTTTGATATGGTGGGTATATAGATATTTAACTTTCGTTTGGTGGGGAAATGAAACGAGCCAATAGTTTGATGGAGAAATAGTGCGACACCATAGTTCCGGTGGGGAAATAGATCGCCAGCCCGTGAATCTGCAGTGTACAAAAAGATGATCTGCCATTTCTGTGTCTCCAGAGCGAGCACATTTCACATTGGTAGATAAGATTCCATGACGTTGAAGTGCCTCCCCAAGTGGTAGTGCATCTTGAAAGATTTTCCACATGAAGATTTGCATCTTTGGGGCTGTTTTACTGCCCATGTATTTAAAGTTAAAGTTgcataaaattcaaaatatcttatatttcgaaacaccaaaaatatttcaaaacttcATATATAATGAAACAATATATAAGTGAACGTATgtatactattattattatttatttttgcacATATTATTAGCATTAGTTACTTAGAGCATGTTCAATGGTAAAACTCTTAAATGTCTCTTAAGTGGGATCAGATAAAGAGAGACAAACAAAAGATGAAGAAGTAGTGGAAGCAACGTCCCTTCCTTTGCTTAAATAAGGTACGtcccttctcttttttttctttttcttctttattttaattgtaattATGCTTAACAACCCTTCTTCAACGGACACCAATAAACCTGCTCTTAGCTTTTATTGtatttgctgaaaaaaaaagttacttgTATTTATATTAACCGGAAGATTCATTCGTGTAAGATAGTAAAATCCAGCGTCACATAAACTTATGACACTAAACA
The nucleotide sequence above comes from Brassica napus cultivar Da-Ae chromosome A9, Da-Ae, whole genome shotgun sequence. Encoded proteins:
- the LOC106350865 gene encoding uncharacterized protein LOC106350865; the encoded protein is MSVVPIIGEGEFEIDDEEVEREEFELDELLGNFVSEPPIQHDVLPESDEDNEEEEDPEAPQRMRTHICRGDGHLYRDQTFFNGVAFKDRVLDYALRTRCNIRQYRYDKDKLGFECAGHGENDEACGWKIYASILPRDKIWRVRLFVDNHTCEVNGECEMVKVPVIARLFVNKIREEPAYYMPMKIEELIMFARLKDYAAEIVESNPGSSVEVDTFQNDEGQDVFNRIYICSDALRNTWKESCRPLIGLDGCFLKERIKGQLLVALGRDANNAIYPIAWAVVKVENNENWQWFMQKLKVDLDLKDGDNYIAVSDRSPGLIRPIKIELPKMEHRKCVRHIYGNLKKKHGNKKQMKSYIWSVAWSYNEAKYQKNLDRLSSYDTCVYTDVMAKNPKSWCRAFFKLGNYCEDVENNSTESFNSSINKAREKPFVHMLETIARLAMVRIATRSRESHEHQGKCTPYVQRVLAKALVDKPLKDGANKCVVRRSVKGYFDSRLNGQTYRVHLEKRTCLCRKFDITGIPCKHAYGVMLKLKVDPSDYVCEWFRTAKWRRNYTDGIVPVRGSMFWPKTDAPDVHAPPVEDEQGEETEGERGKETGKKKKKLTKADKTRKRGVNESPTKKLPKAKKMTMHCGICGKANHNSRWHAKQGKHDDSVPVSTSQTAGESSQGTLTQASVSQA
- the LOC106352379 gene encoding uncharacterized protein At4g04775-like, whose amino-acid sequence is MSNVSGASSGSSSGRSGGRVFGVPRLCHCGVQIMELVSKSSNNPYRRYYRCGYAVSKKLSNDNHTFKWVDEAYLDEIEALKMKNASLAAKLETVTMERNEFERIVFENVQMKLEKEIFERVEEALVESSSTMKKMMVVVVVLCMGMVGFSKLFG